The DNA window TCATCCACTTCCACAATTCGGTTGATGGCCCGGGAGAAGGCGTTCACAAAGTTCGACGCCGTCCACATGGCCAGCAGGATGCCGATGGCCAGGCCGATGCCGGCACCGTCGGCAGCGGTGATGTTGCCGACCACCATCTCCACCGTCTCCATGACGTCAGGATCGCCGTCGGTCATATCGTCGACCATGTCCACGAAGAACTGAGTGGTGCGTTCGGCCTCCCCCACCAGGGAGAGCAGCGAGACCAGCGCGATCAGCGCAGGAAACACCGAGAGCACCGCGTAGTAGGTCAGGCCGGCGGCCAGGTCGCTGCACTGGTCACGGCCGAACTCTGAGAGCGCGCGCTTGAAGCTGTACTTCCAGGTGGCCCCGGTCAGCTTCAGCGGGGACGAGGCTTTGGACTCGTCGCGCTGCTCGCCGCCGTCCTCGGCGTACTCCTGCCGCTGACGGGTCTTGACCATATAGGGCTGGTCGGCAGCTGCTGAGACCGTCCCGGGCCGGGAGGCGTCCTCATAGGTGGCCGTCTCATCGAAGATGTCGTGCTCCTCGACGTCGTGCTCACGGGCGCTGTAGGGCTTCAGTCCGTCGGCTTCAGAGCTCATGCCTGACAGCCTAGCGCCCGAAAACCCCCGCGTCAGTGGTCAGAGCGACCTATCTTCCACCGAACCCGCAAATCAGCCGCGCTTGGTCAGCGCCAGCTCGTCGGTGTGGGTGATCTCCGCGGGTGCGTAGTTGTTCAGGTAGCCGGAGCGAGCGATGGCCATCGAACCCACTGCCGAGGTCAGCAGCTGGGCGACGATCGCGATCAGCGCCTTGATCAGGTTGATCATGGAAAAGTCCATCAGCAGCGCGCCGAAGACGATCGAAGCGACGCCCAGACCGGCCGAGGTGCCCACCGCCGAGGCACGCAGGTACAGATCAGGCAGCCGGAACAGGCCGATCGCCGAGACGATGATCGTGAAGATCCCCAGGAAGATGAAGACCAGCCCTGCCCCGTGCAGGATGTTCTCGATGCCCATCAGCGACGACCTCCCGATCCCAGACGTGCCATAGAGATGGCGGCCATGAAGCCCAGCAGCGTGGCGATGAGGATGATGTCGAACAGCGCCTCGATCTCAGTGCGCAGTCCGATCAGAGCCAGGAACCCGATGGTGGCGAAGAAGATCAGATCCGCCGCCACCGCACGGTCTGAGGTGCGCGGTCCCAGGTAGGCGCGCACACCGGCGACCACCATGCCGATGGCCAGCAGGAGCAGAGCGACCTCGAGTGTCCATTCAGAGATCATCGGGGCTCCCCTCCTTCGCTGTCAGCCTCGGTGATACCGGGGGCGTCCCACTCGTGGTACTCCCCCTCCTCCACGTCCCGCGGCTCCACCACGGGCAGCTCGGTGGGCCGGGACAGATCGCCGGGCCTGCGGCGCATAGCCCTGAGCAGACGGTCCTCCATCTCCTGGATGTCCTTCGCCAGAGCGTCCCGGGACTCCGCGAACATGCCGTGCACGTAGAGGATGCCGTGCTCCCGGGACAGGGTCAGCGTCATCGTGCCCGGGGTCAGAGTGATCAGAGTGGAGATCAGCGTCCACTCGCTGTCGGACTTCGAGGCCGCCGGCACGGCGACGATCGCCGGGTTCATCTTCATCCGCCTGCGCGGACGCAGCACATCTGCGGTGACGTGCACGTTGGCCAGGATGAACTCCTTGGCGTACCAGAACAGGAAGCTGATGATCCTGAAGGGCCAGATGCTCACGCTCCGCTCACCGCCTCCACGTAGATCTCCGGGTTCAACAGACCCTCTGCGGCCGTGGCCGAGAGGCTCATCAGGACTTCTGCACCCACACCGAAGAAGATCGTCACGGCGGCCAACAGCGCACCCGGGATGATCAGCTTGGCCGGCACCTTGACCTCCTGCTCTCCGGAGAGCACCGCCAGCGTGGTCGACGTCGGCGGACCCACGGTCAGCGTCGGGGTCTCCGCCTGGGCCTCCACCCGCAGGTAGCGCTTGCCGTGCATGCGCTCCTGATAGGTCAGCGCCCGCTCCTGCAGGTCCTTGGGCTCATCACCCATGAACACCCCGGTCCAGATCTTCAGCATGGACAGCAGGGTGAAGACCGAGACGATGACCGCCACAGCCGCCACCCAGTAGTGGGTCTCCTCCAGAGTGGCTCGGATGATGCTGAACTTGGCCACGAATCCGGAGAACGGAGGCAGCCCGGCCAGCGACAGCGCCGCCGCCATGAAGGTGATCGCGATCAGCGGCTCACGCCGGAGCATCCCGCCGAGCTTCTCGATCTCTCCGGTGCCGTAGGTCTCCTCGATGGCGCCGGTGGAGAGGAACAGCGAAGCCTTCACGATCATGTGGTGCAGCAGGTAGAAGATCGCCGCAGTCAGGCCCAGCGTCGTGAACAGTCCGACACCGATGAGGATGTAGCCGATCTGGCTGATCATGTGGAAGACCAGGATGGACCGGGTGGTCTTCTCCCCGATCGCTCCGAGCACACCGATCAGCATGGTCGCACTCACCACGATCAGAGCCACCCACAGGAACCGCTCGTCGCCGTCGAAGAGCAGCGAATAGATCCGGTAGATGGCGTAGATGGCCACCTTGGTGTGGATGCCGGAGAACAGCGCGGTCACCGCAGGGCTCGTCATCGGATAGGTGCGGGTCAGCCACCCGTGGACCGGAACGACGGCGGCCTTGACAGAGATCGCGGTCAGCACGACGCCGCCGGCGATGGCCACAGCCGGATCGTCCAGAGCCGCGCCGTGCAGCTCGGCCAGATTGACTGTGCCGGCGGTGGCGTAGACCAGGGCGATGCCCACCAGCAGCAGCGTGGAGGCCATGAGGTTCACCGAGACGTAGATCCGAGCGCCGTGGGCACCCAGTTTGGCCCCCATCATGGCGATCAGCCCATAGGAGGGCAGGAGCATGACCTCGATGAACACGAAGAGGTTGAAGATGTCACCGGTCATCAGGGCGCCGGCCACGCCGGCCATGAGCACCAGGACGAACGGGTGGAAGAACCGGGCACGCGCCTCATGGGTGGCCATGGCGAACATGACCGAGGCGATGCCGAGGATCGAGATGATCATCAGCACCAGCGCCGAGAGCGCATCGACCACGAACGGGATGGCTATCTCGAAGGTCTGCCCTTCGGAGCCCACATCCACCGGAGTCCAACCGCCCACGCGGTGGGCCAGGATGGTCCCGTCGGAGGTGACCACCACCAGCAGCACTGAGAAGGCGAAGATCGCCAGCAGGGTGCCCATGCTGATGATGTGGCGGGCCAGCTTGTTCTTTCGGACGGCGGCGCCGGCTGCGCCCAACAGCAGCGGGACGCCGACCAGCAGGGGCAGCAGCGGTGGGAGGATCTCTGCGAGGTTCACTTGCGCTCTCCCGTCTCATCTTCGCTGGATTCGACGGCGATCTCACCGGAATCGGTGCTGATGCCCTTGACTGCGACGTCGTCGAGGTCGCCGGTCTCTGCGACGCCGGCGTCAGCGGGCGGGCCGACCGGACGCGGCCTGCGCTCTCCGTAGAGCACCTTGGCCGGGGACTCCTCCTCGTTCTCCGTGTCGTCATCGGTGGTCGTGGTGATCGCCAGAGTGACCATGTACATGGTGATGGCGAAGGCGATGACGATCGCGGTGAGCACGAAGGCCTGCGGCAGCGGATCGGCCTGCTCCTCCAAGGCCGCCCCGCCGATGTAGGGCACCTCCCGGTAGGCCACGTTGCCGGCGGCGAAGAGCATGAGGTTGGCCGCATGCGAGGCCAGGATGAAGCCCAACACGATGCGGACCATACCGCGCTGCATGAAGAGATAGACGGCGGCTGCGGTCAGCAGCCCCACTGCGACGGCGATGCTCATCGGCCGTCCACCCCCTCTCCTATGCTGTGGTCGTCTCTGCCGGCGTTCTCCGCTTCCACCTCGACGGGAAGATCTCCCGGATCCACGGCGTAGTCAGGTTCCAGAGCGGAGACCTCGCCGGTCTTCTGCCCCAAGGACCGGCGGTGCGCCCGCAGCAGCTCCGCCGGGTAGCGCTGTGCCTGGCCCAACCGGTCCAGAGCCACCAGGACCGCCCCGATGACGGCCAGGTAGATGCCCAGGTCGAAGATCAGGGCCGTGCTCAGGGTGAAGCCGGATTCGCTTCCCCACGGCAGCGGCAGCCCTTCGAACAGGACGATGGGCCGCAGGTAGGAACCCTCGACGAACCCGGCAAGGCCGATGGCGGCGGAGATGATGATGCCGCCGACGATGATCATCGCGTAGTCGAAGCGCAGCTTCACCGAGGAATCCGACGGGGCCACCAGGTAGCGCAGAGCGAAGAATCCTCCGAGTACCAGGGCGGCGATGAAGCCGCCGCCGGAGTCGTAATGGCCGCGCAGCAGCAGGATCAGCGAGAGCAGCATGATGAACGGTGCCATCCAGTTGAAGACGCTGCGCATCGCCGTGGTGTTGTCCTTGGCGTGGTCCAATGGAGTGCCCACCCAGCTCTTGGACCCGGGAGTGACGTTGTCCGAGGTGGAGAATGCGGAGTTCAGCACCGCCAGGATGGCGAAGCCGGCCACACCCAACACGGTCAGCTCACCGAAGGTGTCCAATGCACGGAAGTCCACGAGGATGGAGTTGACCGTGTTGATGGCCCCGGATTCGTCATAGGTATGGGTCAGGAACGCCTCACCCACCGGGGCGCGGTGCCCCTCGCCCTCGGACCAGCGGCCGCTGCGTCCTGTCAGAGCGAAGGCGGCGACGAAGGCCATCACGCCGAAGCCGATGGCGATCACCACGGCGACTGCGGTGCGGGAACGCTTCACGGGGTGGAACTTCGTGGGCAGCTTGCGCATGACCAGCACCAGCACCACCACGGTCAGGATCTCCACCAGCAGCTGGGTCATGCCGACGTCGATGGCGCCCAGCAGGAAGTACCAGGCCGAGACCATGAAGCCGGCGCCTCCGGCCAGGACCACCGCGGCGGTGCGAGACTTCGAGATGACGGTCCCGATCAGGAAGATCCCCATCAGACCGATCAGCACCCAATCGATCATCTGGGTGTGGCCTTCGGTGAAGTCTCCGAGCTGCGGGGCGGCGACCACGCCGGCTGCGAAGATCGCGGCCAGGAAGATGCCCGGTGCGGTCAGGTGCAGACCGTGCATATCGCTGCGGGTGATGTCCCCGACCCGACGTCCGAATGCGATGGACCCCGTCCGCATCTTCTCCACGACCTCGACGCCGGTCCACGGCACTACGGTGCGCGGGATCAGGTTGTCCATCCGCGCCCGGGCGACGACCGTGATCAGACCGACTCCCATGATGATCACTGAGAGCATCAGATCCACACTGAGGCCGCCCCAGAGGTAGAAATGTGCCTCATAGTCCGAGGTGGAGGCCGACTGGGTGGCTCGAGAGATCAGACCGTCGAAGAGGAACGGGACGAACCCGAGGATCGCGCCGGCTGCCGCCGGCAGCAGCGCGGGCATGAAGAAGGCCGGTGACGCCTCGTGTGCGGCGTCCTCAGCGATGGGCGCGTGGGCGCCGTCGTCGTAGCCGGCGTCCTTCCGGCCCACACCGCGGTATCCGCCGAAGGCTCCCAGCACGATCCGTCCGCAGTAGGCGAAGGTCCCGACGGCGGCCAGCACAGCGATCAGCGTCAGCGTCCAGCTCAGCCCCGCTCCGAAGATGCCGTCCTCCTCCGCGGAGAGGAAGCCCTTGAGCAGGTTCTCCTTGGAGACGAAGCCGAACAGCGGGGGCACACCGGCCATGGACAGGGAGGCGACCAGGGTGACGACGAACGAGACCGGCATGGTCTTGCGCAGACCGTTGAGCTCCCGGATGTCGCGGGTGTGCGACTCGTGCTCGATGATGCCGACCATCATGAACAGGCTGGACTTGAACAGCGCGTGGGCGACCACGTGGATGATGGCCGCCGTGATCGCCGTCGGAGTGCCGATGCCGATGGTGGCCACCAGGAAGCCCAGCTGGGAGACCGTGGAGTAGGCCATGATCTCTTTGATGTCATGGCGCTGCAGCGCGAAGAGCGCACCGATCAGCGCGGTGATCAGACCGGCGGAGATCAGCATGGCCTGCCAGATGACCACGCCTTCGAACACCGGCGCGAAGCGCAGCAGCAGATAGATGCCGGCTTTGACCATGGCCGCGGCGTGCAGATAGGCGGAGACCGGCGCCGGAGCGACCATGGCGTCGGGCAGCCACAGGTGGAAGGGGAACTGGGCCGACTTGGTGAAGGCGGCGAAGGCGATGAGCACGGCCACCACAGCCACGAACGTGCCGTTCTCCTGCCAGACCTCGTGCTGCAGAGCCGCGGAGAGCTGAGTGGTTCCGGTCTCGGCGATGATCCACAGCACCGCAGTCAGCAGACCCAGGCCGCCGGCCATCGTGATCAGCAGAGTGCGCTGAGCCGGAGCGGGCGCCTTGGCGCCGGAGCGGTTGATCAGGAAGAAGGAACAGAGAGTGGTGAACTCCCAGAAGACGAACAGGAGGATGAGGTCATCGGCCATGACCATGCCGGACATGGCGAAGACGAAGAGCAGCATCCAGACGTAGTAGTCCGAGGTCTTCTTCTTGGTGCTGAAGTAGCGGGCCGAGTAGGCCATCACCAGAGCACCGATGAACAGCACCAGCAGCAGGAAGACCATGCCCAGCCCGTCCAGGCGCAGGCCGATGTTCACATCGACAGCCGTGGGGATCCAGGGAAGCGACTCCTCATAGACCTGCCCGTCGATGATCGGGCCGATCCATGGAAGGGTCATGAGACCCAGAGCCGTCAGCGAGACTGCTGCGACCCATCCGGTGTCGCGGCCGAGCACCTGGTGGAAGGACGCGGCGACGGGAACCAGGATCAGGGTGAGGAAGAGCAGCACCATCAAGGTCATCGGTGAACGGTTCCTCCATCAGGTGCGGTATAGGTGGGCGGGCGGAGGCTTCTGCGGCATCACAGCACACGAAGGCTCCGCTGAAGAGCATCCTATGCTCCTGCCGACCAGGCTTCCCGGCACACCGAAAATTGACTATATCGATCGCGATGACGGCCCGGCAATTCGTGCTCAGGCCCTCCGAGGCGGGTTTCAGGCGCCTTCGAAGACGCCGCAGGCGGCACGACCGCCGGCATCCCCTGTGGTGAGGGTCTCATAATCGGGACCCTCCGGAGCATAGCGGTCCGGGACGTTTCCAGCGTTGTCGGCCTGGGCGTGGACGATCACTGCTGAGCCGTCGCCGTCGAGCAGCAGGTCCTCATCCAGGCGGTCACTCATGACTGTCAGATTCCCGGTTCCCTCCTCGGTGATCAGCAGGTTGGGCAGGGCACCGGCGTGGTCAGGGTGGAAGATCTCGGCCTGCTCCTCCGGCTCGACGTCCGGGGGCAGCTCCGGGTCCGTCTCGAGGCCCTCAGGGGCCTCCTCCCCCTCGGCGACGCCGGACTCCTCCTCCGGCTCGCCGGCCAGGTGGGGCCCAGCCGAGAAGAAGTCTCCGACCTGCCCATACTCATCGGCCGACTGGATCTCGCAGAGGCCGGCCTCATGGATGCTGATGCCGCGGAAGCCGGGCTCCATATCGGTGATCTCGGCGTGGAGCTCGACCACGCCCTCTCCCGCCTCAGAGACGATGACGGTCCCGATAGGTGTTCCGGCCTGGTCGGCCAGCTCGGCCTCGGCGATGACCGGTCCGGCGGCTGAGTCCTCGCCGGTCTCCTGGTCCCCCTGGTCCTCGGTGTCGTTCTGCTCAGCGGTGTCCTGTGCGGGATCCTCAGCTTCGGTGCCGTCTCCGCAGGCCGAGAGGGCAAGCATCAGAACGGCGGTCCCGGCCAGCAGCGTGCGGCCTCGCGATGGGTGAATCATAGAGGGAAGCATACCGGCGCTGAGGCTCATCGTCTGATCTCGAACCCGGTGCCGGGCAGCGTCTGCAGCTCTTCCTCCGCGGCCTCACGGGCCTGGACGGAACCGACCTCGGCCGCTCCCGGGCCCTCCTCCGCCCAGCGCAGCAGGGCATCCACAGCGGGACCCTCTCCACCGACCAGCAGTTCCACGGCGCCGTCGTCGGTGTTGCGCACCCAGCCGATCAGACCCAACTCATCGGCCTCCTCCTTGGCCGAGGCCCGGAAGGCGACCCCCTGGACGCGACCGGTGATGCGGGCGAACGTTCCTGTGCGGATGCCGGGACGGCCGGCGTCGCTGATCTCTGCCATGGGCCCAGTGAACCACCCTTGCGGAGGAGCCTGCACCTGTTAGTGTCCTGGTGGGCGGCCCCGTGCCGCCGTCACATGACTGATCCATGAGATACAGAACCAACCAAGGGCAGAACAGAACAAGGAGGGTATACAGCGTGACGACGACGATCCAGGCTGTGGACGATCTCTATCCCACTCGCCAGAACACATCGGATGTCATCCCCCGCCGCGACCCGGTGGTGCATGGAACCCCAGAGGACGGCCCCTTCGACGCAGAGACTTTGCGCAGCTTCGAGGAGAAGGGCTACCTGAGCATCGACCAGCTCATCACTCCGGAGGAGCTGCAGCTCTTCAAGGACGAGCTCAAGCGCCTGGCCGAGGATCCCGCTGTGAAGCAGGACGAGCGGACTGTGGTCGAATCGAAGTCCGATGAGGTCCGCTCCATCTTCGACATCCACCGCAGCAACGAGATCTTCTCCCGGATCGCCAACGATCCGCGTGTGGTGGACCGGGCCCGGCAGATCCTGGGCTCGGAGGTGTACATCCATCAGAGCCGCATCAACTACAAGCCGGGCTTCGTGGGCAAGGACTTCACCTGGCACTCGGACTTCGAGACCTGGCACGCCGAGGACGGCATGCCCACACCTCGGGCAGTGTCGATCTCCATCTCCCTGACCGACAACTACTCCTTCAACGGGCCGCTGATGATCATGCCCGGATCGCATCAGCACTACATCAGTGCCGTGGGCGAGACCCCGGAGGACAACCACAAGCAGTCGCTGGTCATGCAGGGTGCCGGCGTGCCTGACCCGACGATCCTGACCGAGTTCGCCGACCGGTTCGGCATCGACGTGTTGGAGGGCCCGGCCGGCGGCGCCGTCATGTTCGACAGCAACTGCATGCACGCCTCCAACGGCAATGTGACCCCGTTCTCCCGGTCCAATGTCTTCATCGTCTACAACTCGGTGGAGAACACTCCGGTGGAGCCCTTCGCGGCGCCGTCTCCGCGCCCGGACTTCCTGGGCAGCCGGGACTTCACCCCGGCCGGGCGCTGAGGCAGCTCGCCCGAGCCCCTAGGGCTGCGGCGGCCCGTCCAGTCGTGGGCGGGCCGCCGCAGCCATCTCAGCGGGAGGGCTTCATAGTCCTCAGAGATGGGGCCGCTGAAGCGCGATGACCGCATCCATATCGTCATCGGGGGCCAGGCGATTCCGGTCCTGGGCACCACAGGCGGTGCAGCGATGGATGAGGATGTAGCCCTTCTTCCCGGAGTGGTCGACGCCGATCGGCTCCATCTCAGCCCCGCATTCGGCCGCCCGGTCCCCCGGCATGATGTCGACGTGCCGTGACCAGAGACAGCGCGGACAGTGGTTCCTGTAGCTGCCGGCACTGTGCTTGGGGATGCTCCGGCGGCAGTGGATGCACTCGAAGCCGGTGTTCTCCTGCTCCCGAGTGGTGGGTGAGTAGCTCACGACTCTGTGTTCTGGAGAGATGCTGAGTTCTGAGCGGTGGCCGAGTGATAGAGGCAGACCACCGCGGCGGTGGCCACGTTCAGCGATTCGGCACGGCCATAGAGCGGGATGGAGATCCGCTGATCGGCGTGGGTCTTCTCCTCCTCGGAGAGACCGTGGGCCTCATTGCCGAAGAGCCAGACCGTGGACTTCTGCGGCTGCTCGAGGGCGGGAAGCTCTGTCTCGGCCTCTCCGTCGGCGGCGAGGATCTGTGCGCCCTGGTCGCGGACGGTCTCGAGGAAGTGCTCCAGCTCTGTTCCGGGCCGGATGGGCAGATGGAAGTGAGAGCCTGCCGCGGAGCGGACCACTTTGGGAGCCCAGGGATCCGAACTGCCCGGGGTGAGCACGACGGCGTCGGCACCGGCGGCGTCGGCGGCACGGATGATGGTGCCGGCGTTGCCGGGATCCTGGACACCGAGCAGCGCGGCGCCCAGATGCAGCTGCGGAAGCTGCTGCCCCGGCTGCGGGATGGTGCAAGCCGCCACCATGCCCTGGGAGGTCTCGGCGTCGCCCATGGCGCGCAGCACCTCCGGGGTGGCCTCACGCAGGAAGATCCGCGCCCGGCGAGGCAGATCCTGCTCCGGATCGAAGAGCACGCCGCGGACCCGGTCCAGCAGCGCCTCCACCTCGGTGTGGCGGCTGAGCGCATCCGGATCGAAGTAGAGCGCATCCAGGTGAGGCAGCTCCTGGGTGTCCTCCTTCTCCCCGCGGGGCTCCTGCTCCCAGCGGCGCAGCCACAGGGCCAGCGCCTCACGCACCGGCTGGGGGCCTTCGGCCAGGAAGAGCCCCTGCTTGCGGCGTCCGGCCCGGGAGGCGAGAGAGGCGACCTTCTTGACCCGGTCGGCGGTCGGATTGCTCAGCACATGTTCGTCAGTCACGGGGACCATTCTCCCTCATGCACAGATTCACGGTGGACGGGCGCCCACGCGTCGCATGGGCATGTTCCTCAGCTGTGTGGGCGCTTTGAGGCGTTCTCAGCCGGCGTCGTGGGTTCAGAGCACCTCGAGCTGCCCACACCAACGGGCCCGGACAAACGGGGTCCGCACAAACGCGCCCATACAACGACGACGGCGCCCGCTCCCTGTGTAGGGAACGGGCGCCGTCAGAGCACCTGCTAGAGGCTGCGGATCACGCGGCGGCCTTGGGGGCGTTCACGTCCTCCGGCAGACCCTGGCGAGCGGTCTCCACCAGTGCCTTGAAGGCAGCGGCGTCGGAGACGGCCAGCTCGGCCAGCATGCGGCGGTCGACCTCGACCCCAGCGCCCTTGAGGCCCTGGATGAAGCGGTTGTAGGTCATGCCGTTGGCGCGTGCGGCAGCGTTGATGCGCTGGATCCACAGGCGACGGAAATCGCCCTTGCGCTTCTTCCGGTGCTGGTAGTTGTAGGTGAAGCTGTGGAGCAGCTGCTCCTTAGCCTTGCGGTACAGGCGGGAGCGCTGTCCGCGGTAGCCGGAGGCCCGGTCGAGGACCTTGCGGCGCTTCTTGTGGGCGTTGACCGCCCTCTTCACTCGTGCCATCTGTTATCTCCTGTGAGTTCTGAAGTCTTCGCGATGTTCCGTGCTGGTGCTCAGAGGCCCAGCATGCGCTTGATGCGCTTTTCGTCAGCCTTGGTGACGATGCGGTCACCGGCCAGACGGCGGGTCAGGCGGGAAGACTTGTGCTCCAGGTAGTGGCGGCGGTTGGCCTGCTGGCGCTTGATCTGGCCGGAACCGGTGATCTTGAAGCGCTTCTTGGCCCCGCTGTGGGTCTTCATCTTCGGCATAGCGCCGTTCTCCTTACATCGTACGGACCTGCAACACCTGGGAACCGGCACCCTCCAGGAGAGCGTCGGCGGTGCAGAGGTGGACCGCTCACCAGGCACGACACCCGGTGGGATCCCTTTTCATAGGTCTGCGACGCACCCGCAGGGGGCACGTCGCAGCAAACCCAGCAGACAAGTCTACCAGGTCCTTCGCCGAGCTGTTCGGACAGAGCCTGCTCCGCCCGAACAGATCAGAGGTTCTTGAGCTCGTCCGGAAGATAGTCCGCCATCGAGTTGGACAGCGGCTTCACGTCCTTCTGATCGGTGGAGACCCGCTCCTGACGCTCCTGCGTCTTTCGAGCACGGCCCTCACGCTTGGCCTTGGCACGAGCCTTGTTCTCCTCGTTGTCCAGGGCCTCGTCATCGGGAGCCTCGTTGCGAGCCTGCGCCTTGGTCTTCAGCGGGCCGACCACCATGACCATGTGGCGGCCGTCCTGGCGCGGGTTGGACTCGACCTGGCCGAGGTCCTCCACGTCCTGGGCGAAGCGCTGGAGCAGGCGGACGCCCATCTCCGGACGCTGCTGCTCACGGCCGCGGAACTGGATCATGGCCTTGACCTTGTCACCGGCTTCGAGGAAGCGGCGAGCGTGCCCGACCTTGGTCTCGTAGTCGTGGTCGTCGATCTTGAGACGGAAGCGGACTTCCTTCAGCTGAGTGCTGGTCTGGTTCTTCCGCGACTCGCGGGCCTTCACCGCAGCCTCGTACTTCCACTTGCCGAAGTCCATCAGCTTGCAGACCGGCGGTTTCGCGTTCGGCGCCACCTCGACCAGGTCAAGATCGGCCTCCGAGGCGAGCCTCAGGGCGTCTTCGATTCTGACGATGCCGACCTGTTCCCCCTGCGGGCCGACGAGGCGGACCTCCGGTACACGGATCCGGTTGTTGATGCGTGGTTCGCTGATCTGTCTAACTCCTGTGTGTGGACTGCTGTGAAGTAAGTGTGCGCACGTTTAGCGTGCGCTCAAAGACTGTGACAAGCTTACCAGCATGCAGAACGAAGATCTCCCCCCGGCGGCCGATCAGACCGCGCGTGACATCGCAGAGGTTCCCGCGGTCGAACTGATCAACACTGTCGCAGTTCACCTGATGAGTGCAGCGGCAGTGAAGACGGGGCTGGCCGATGACACCCGCGCCGACGAACTGAAGGACCTGGACGAGGCCCGAAAGCTGATCACCGCGCTGGCCGGTCTGATCACTGCCGCCGCCCCGGAGGTCGGCTCCACCCATGCCGCTCCCCTGCGCGACGGGCTGCGATCCCTGCAGCTGGCCTTCCGCGAAGAATCCCTGGTTCCGGACGAACCCGGCAAGGGCCCCGGCGAGAAGTGGACCGGCCCGGTCAACTGAAAGGCAGACCGGACGCCGCAGAGCACGGACCG is part of the Nesterenkonia lacusekhoensis genome and encodes:
- the infC gene encoding translation initiation factor IF-3, producing the protein MSEPRINNRIRVPEVRLVGPQGEQVGIVRIEDALRLASEADLDLVEVAPNAKPPVCKLMDFGKWKYEAAVKARESRKNQTSTQLKEVRFRLKIDDHDYETKVGHARRFLEAGDKVKAMIQFRGREQQRPEMGVRLLQRFAQDVEDLGQVESNPRQDGRHMVMVVGPLKTKAQARNEAPDDEALDNEENKARAKAKREGRARKTQERQERVSTDQKDVKPLSNSMADYLPDELKNL
- the rpmI gene encoding 50S ribosomal protein L35, whose protein sequence is MPKMKTHSGAKKRFKITGSGQIKRQQANRRHYLEHKSSRLTRRLAGDRIVTKADEKRIKRMLGL
- a CDS encoding RNHCP domain-containing protein translates to MSYSPTTREQENTGFECIHCRRSIPKHSAGSYRNHCPRCLWSRHVDIMPGDRAAECGAEMEPIGVDHSGKKGYILIHRCTACGAQDRNRLAPDDDMDAVIALQRPHL
- a CDS encoding RNA methyltransferase, with translation MTDEHVLSNPTADRVKKVASLASRAGRRKQGLFLAEGPQPVREALALWLRRWEQEPRGEKEDTQELPHLDALYFDPDALSRHTEVEALLDRVRGVLFDPEQDLPRRARIFLREATPEVLRAMGDAETSQGMVAACTIPQPGQQLPQLHLGAALLGVQDPGNAGTIIRAADAAGADAVVLTPGSSDPWAPKVVRSAAGSHFHLPIRPGTELEHFLETVRDQGAQILAADGEAETELPALEQPQKSTVWLFGNEAHGLSEEEKTHADQRISIPLYGRAESLNVATAAVVCLYHSATAQNSASLQNTES
- the rplT gene encoding 50S ribosomal protein L20 → MARVKRAVNAHKKRRKVLDRASGYRGQRSRLYRKAKEQLLHSFTYNYQHRKKRKGDFRRLWIQRINAAARANGMTYNRFIQGLKGAGVEVDRRMLAELAVSDAAAFKALVETARQGLPEDVNAPKAAA
- the thpD gene encoding ectoine hydroxylase, with translation MTTTIQAVDDLYPTRQNTSDVIPRRDPVVHGTPEDGPFDAETLRSFEEKGYLSIDQLITPEELQLFKDELKRLAEDPAVKQDERTVVESKSDEVRSIFDIHRSNEIFSRIANDPRVVDRARQILGSEVYIHQSRINYKPGFVGKDFTWHSDFETWHAEDGMPTPRAVSISISLTDNYSFNGPLMIMPGSHQHYISAVGETPEDNHKQSLVMQGAGVPDPTILTEFADRFGIDVLEGPAGGAVMFDSNCMHASNGNVTPFSRSNVFIVYNSVENTPVEPFAAPSPRPDFLGSRDFTPAGR
- a CDS encoding DUF1844 domain-containing protein, which gives rise to MQNEDLPPAADQTARDIAEVPAVELINTVAVHLMSAAAVKTGLADDTRADELKDLDEARKLITALAGLITAAAPEVGSTHAAPLRDGLRSLQLAFREESLVPDEPGKGPGEKWTGPVN